One genomic window of Medicago truncatula cultivar Jemalong A17 chromosome 1, MtrunA17r5.0-ANR, whole genome shotgun sequence includes the following:
- the LOC11424867 gene encoding acidic endochitinase: protein MAKNSHTLSLFLFLTLVRTSYAGGIAIYWGQNGEEGSLYETCATGRYTHINIAFLSRFGKGRTPTLNLAGHCNPSTNSCTKLSHSIKYCQSRGITMFLSIGGGLGRYSLSSIEDARSFSRYLWNTFLGGTSYSRPFGDAVLDGIDFDIEIGSTKNWQHLARFLKDYNGVYLSAAPQCPFPDRFLGRALETGLFDFVWVQFYNNQACDYNKHRMNNLVSSWKHWTTTIPAWKIFLGLPAAKDAAGSGFIPANVLTSQILPLIQDTSKYGGVMLWSRYFDEWTGYSSSIIASV, encoded by the coding sequence ATGGCAAAGAATTCTCATACCTTGtcactttttcttttcctcaCTCTTGTTAGAACCTCCTATGCTGGTGGCATAGCCATCTACTGGGGCCAAAATGGTGAAGAAGGCTCACTGTATGAAACATGTGCCACTGGGAGATACACCCACATAAACATTGCCTTCCTCTCCAGATTCGGCAAAGGTCGAACCCCTACGTTGAACTTAGCAGGTCACTGCAACCCTTCAACTAATTCATGCACCAAATTAAGTCACAGCATCAAGTATTGCCAGAGCAGAGGTATCACAATGTTTCTTTCTATCGGCGGTGGACTCGGAAGATACTCTTTGTCTTCAATTGAGGATGCTAGAAGCTTCTCAAGATATTTATGGAACACTTTCTTGGGTGGCACGTCATATTCAAGACCATTTGGTGATGCTGTGTTAGATGGCATAGATTTTGACATTGAAATTGGTTCCACAAAAAATTGGCAACACCTTGCACGATTTCTCAAGGATTATAACGGGGTTTATCTAAGTGCTGCTCCTCAATGTCCATTTCCTGATAGATTCTTAGGAAGAGCCCTTGAAACAGGACTTTTTGACTTTGTTTGGGTTCAGTTCTATAATAATCAAGCATGTGATTATAATAAACATAGAATGAATAACCTTGTGAGTTCATGGAAACATTGGACAACTACTATTCCAGCTTGGAAGATATTTTTGGGGTTGCCGGCGGCTAAGGACGCAGCTGGAAGCGGTTTTATTCCGGCCAATGTGTTGACGTCTCAAATCCTACCTCTGATTCAGGATACATCAAAGTATGGAGGTGTAATGCTTTGGTCAAGATACTTTGATGAGTGGACTGGTTATAGCAGTTCCATTATCGCTAGCGTGTGA
- the LOC112418657 gene encoding uncharacterized protein, with protein sequence MWSLWKRMNLKLWQHQNETILQVVERAKHLLDEWRTTQIIRSRKEDAPLTHQSNYTDVNVVEWSKPAHDRYKCNIDASFSCSKNMVGIGICLRDDRGEFICAKTNCFSPLCDVDVGEAVAFHTALKWMTDLHYDNVDFALDSKIVVDHFRSYVEDDSELGCIMHACRQLFDNSFQNSHVEFNRRQVNGVAHELARVAPSNASSYVYDNVLSCISFLIDNEKHRISPFKKQEITLIVN encoded by the coding sequence ATGTGGAGTTTATGGAAGCGCATGAATCTCAAGTTATGGCAACATCAAAATGAAACAATATTGCAGGTTGTTGAGCGTGCAAAGCATCTTTTGGATGAATGGCGAACAACCCAAATCATAAGATCGCGAAAAGAAGATGCCCCGTTGACGCATCAAAGTAACTATACCGACGTCAACGTGGTTGAATGGTCGAAACCGGCTCATGACAGATACAAATGTAATATTGACGCCTCTTTCTCCTGTTCCAAGAATATGGTGGGTATCGGTATTTGTCTTCGTGATGACAGGGGTGAATTTATCTGTGCTAAAACAAATTGTTTCTCCCCTCTCTGCGATGTTGATGTGGGTGAGGCCGTAGCTTTTCATACGGCGTTGAAGTGGATGACAGATCTTCACTATGATAATGTTGACTTTGCTTTAGATTCCAAGATAGTGGTTGATCATTTTCGATCTTATGTAGAGGATGATAGTGAGCTTGGATGTATCATGCATGCTTGTAGACAATTGTTTGACAATAGTTTTCAgaactctcatgtcgagttcAATAGGAGGCAAGTTAATGGGGTCGCTCATGAGTTAGCTAGGGTAGCCCCATCTAATGCTAGCTCCTACGTTTATGATAATGTACTGTcatgtatttcttttttgattgATAATGAAAAGCACCGAATTTCTCCctttaaaaaacaagaaataacTCTCATTGTCAATTAA
- the LOC11428131 gene encoding acidic endochitinase produces MASFKQVSILLFPLFLISLFKSSHAAGIAVYWGQNGNEGSLADACNTNNYQFVNIAFLSTFGNGQTPTLNLAGHCDPASNGCTKFSSEIQTCQSKGIKVLLSLGGGAGSYSLSSADDATQVANYLWNNFLGGTSSSRPLGDAVLDGIDFDIEAGGEHYDDLARALNGFSSQRRVYLSAAPQCPFPDAHLDSAINTGLFDYVWVQFYNNPQCQYSSGNTNNLVNAWNQWTSSQAKQVFLGVPANDAAAPSGGFIPSDVLISQVLPAIKGSAKYGGVMIWDRFNDGQSGYSNAIKGSV; encoded by the coding sequence atgGCATCCTTCAAACAAGTTTCAATCCTGTTATTCCCTCTTTTCCTCATTTCCCTATTCAAATCCTCTCATGCTGCAGGAATTGCTGTCTATTGGGGTCAAAACGGCAACGAAGGTTCCTTAGCAGATGCTTGCAACACAAACAACTACCAATTTGTAAACATAGCTTTTCTATCCACTTTTGGCAATGGCCAAACTCCAACTCTAAACCTTGCTGGCCATTGTGATCCAGCCTCAAACGGTTGCACAAAGTTTAGTAGTGaaattcaaacttgtcaaagCAAAGGCATCAAAGTGTTGCTATCTCTCGGAGGTGGTGCCGGAAGCTACTCTCTTTCCTCAGCTGATGATGCCACGCAGGTTGCAAATTACCTATGGAACAATTTCTTGGGTGGCACGTCATCTTCAAGACCTTTAGGTGATGCTGTTTTGGatggaattgattttgatattgaaGCTGGTGGTGAACACTATGATGACCTTGCAAGAGCACTTAATGGTTTTAGCTCACAAAGGAGAGTTTACTTGTCTGCAGCACCTCAATGTCCTTTCCCTGATGCTCATTTGGATTCGGCTATTAATACCggtttatttgattatgtgtgGGTTCAGTTTTATAATAATCCTCAGTGCCAATACTCAAGTGGAAACACTAACAATCTTGTTAATGCTTGGAATCAATGGACTTCAAGTCAAGCTAAACAAGTGTTTTTAGGTGTACCTGCTAATGATGCTGCTGCTCCAAGTGGTGGTTTTATTCCTTCTGATGTTTTGATTTCTCAAGTTCTTCCTGCTATTAAGGGTTCTGCTAAATATGGTGGTGTTATGATTTGGGATAGATTCAATGATGGACAAAGTGGATACAGTAATGCTATTAAGGGCAGTGTTTAA
- the LOC11428132 gene encoding hevamine-A → MAKNSHTFLSLILLFLTLVATSHAGGIAIYWGQNGNEGTLSEACATGKYSHVNIAFLNKFGNGQTPEMNLAGHCNPSLPNSCTKFSSEIKDCQSKGIKVLLSIGGGIGSYSLSSIEDARNVSKFLWNTFLGGKSSSRPLGDAVLDGIDFDIELGSTENWQHLAGFLKGYSRYGKKVYLGAAPQCPIPDKFLGTALETGLFDFVWVQFYNNPPCQYNGNITNLVNSWNKWNSNVPRGKIFLGLPASTAAAGSGFIPADVLTSEILPVIKKSRKYGGVMLWSRFHDVQTGYSTSIIGSV, encoded by the coding sequence ATGGCAAAAAACTCTCACACCTTTTTGTCTCTTATTCTTCTATTCCTCACTCTAGTTGCAACTTCCCATGCTGGTGGCATAGCAATCTATTGGGGCCAAAATGGCAACGAGGGAACCTTATCCGAAGCATGCGCAACCGGAAAATACTCCCATGTTAACATAGCTTTCCTAAACAAATTCGGTAACGGTCAAACCCCTGAAATGAATCTCGCAGGTCATTGCAACCCATCACTTCCAAATTCatgcacaaaattcagctcagAAATCAAAGATTGCCAAAGTAAAGGAATCAAAGTTTTACTTTCAATTGGTGGCGGAATTGGAAGCTATTCTTTATCTTCAATTGAGGATGCAAGAAACGTTTCAAAATTTTTATGGAACACTTTCTTGGGTGGCAAGTCATCTTCAAGACCATTAGGTGATGCTGTTTTAGATGGAATAGATTTTGATATTGAACTTGGTTCCACCGAAAATTGGCAACACCTTGCAGGTTTTCTTAAAGGGTATAGTAGATATGGAAAAAAGGTGTATCTTGGTGCTGCTCCTCAATGTCCAATTCCAGATAAATTTTTGGGCACTGCACTTGAAACAGGTCTTTTTGACTTTGTTTGGGTACAATTTTACAATAATCCTCCTTGTCAATATAATGGAAACATAACTAACCTTGTGAATTCATGGAATAAATGGAATAGTAATGTTCCAAGAGGGAAGATATTTTTAGGGCTGCCGGCGTCTACGGCGGCGGCCGGAAGTGGTTTTATCCCGGCAGATGTGTTGACTTCAGAAATATTACCTGTAATTAAGAAGTCAAGAAAGTATGGAGGAGTGATGCTTTGGTCAAGGTTTCATGATGTGCAGACTGGGTATAGCACTTCTATTATTGGAAGCGTGTGA
- the LOC11419730 gene encoding plastidial pyruvate kinase 2, with protein MSQVRSIQTSFSRPTSGSTHDRSQTLLKPPSFSSKIFPPKSNNPPKLCFTTSPINARKSSSAEVVPVSPEDDSKIEEELQKLHVLQQVGNVSGGIWSKPMIKRKTKIVCTIGPSTNTKEMIWKLAEAGMNVARMNMSHGDHASHKKVIDLVKEYNAQSKDNVIAIMLDTKGPEVRSGDLPQPIMLKTGQEFTFTIQSGVGTADCVSVNYDDFVNDVEEGDMLLVDGGMMSFLVKSKTADSVKCEVIDGGELASRRHLNVRGKSATLPSITEKDWDDIKFGVDNEVDFYAVSFVKDAQVVHELKNYLKSCGADIHVIVKIESADSIPNLHSIITASDGAMVARGDLGAELPIEEVPLLQEEIIRICRSMGKAVIVATNMLESMIVHPTPTRAEVSDIAIAVREGSDGIMLSGETAHGKFPIKAAKVMHTVALRTEAALPNGQMPPNIGQVFKNHMSEMFAYHATMMSNTLGTSTVVFTRSGFMAILLSHYRPAGTIFAFTDQKRVQQRLALYQGVCPIYMEFSDDAEETFTKALDLLQKNGMVKEGEEVALVQSGRQPIWRFHSTHNIQVRTVAATN; from the exons ATGTCTCAGGTTCGATCCATTCAAACCTCCTTCTCACGCCCCACTTCAGGATCTACACATGACAGGTCTCAAACCTTGTTAAAGCCTCCATCTTTTTCCTCCAAAATCTTCCCACCTAAGTCTAACAATCCCCCCAAGCTTTGCTTCACAACCTCCCCCATCAATGCAAGAAAGTCCTCATCTGCTGAAGTTGTCCCTGTCTCACCCGAAGACGATTCAAAG ATTGAAGAGGAGTTGCAGAAGTTACACGTTTTGCAACAAGTTGGTAATGTTTCTGGTGGAATCTGGTCTAAGccaatgattaaaagaaagacTAAGATTGTTTGTACTATTGGTCCTTCTACTAATACAAAGGAAATGATTTGGAAACTTGCTGAGGCTGGAATGAATGTTGCTCGTATGAATATGTCTCATGGTGATCATGCTTCTCATAAGAAAGTTATTGATTTGGTGAAAGAGTATAATGCACAATCTAAAGATAATGTTATTGCAATCATGCTTGACACCAAG GGTCCTGAGGTTAGGAGTGGGGATTTACCACAACCAATCATGTTAAAAACTGGCCAGGAATTCACTTTTACTATCCAGAGCGGTGTTGGAACTGCTGATTGTGTCAGCGTGAACTATGATGATTTTGTCAACGATGTTGAAGAAGGGGACATGCTTCTTGTTGATG GTGGTATGATGTCGTTCTTGGTTAAGTCCAAGACAGCGGATTCCGTGAAATGCGAAGTTATTGATGGAGGAGAGCTCGCGTCACGGAGGCATTTGAATGTTAGAGGAAAAAGTGCAACACTGCCTTCAATCACTG AAAAGGATTGGGATGACATCAAATTTGGAGTCGATAATGAAGTTGATTTCTATGCCGTTTCTTTCGTTAAGGATGCACAAGTAGTTCATGAGCtgaagaattatttgaaaa GCTGTGGTGCTGATATACATGTAATTGTAAAAATTGAAAGTGCAGACTCTATACCGAACTTGCATTCAATTATTACTGCATCTGATGGG GCTATGGTTGCAAGAGGAGATCTTGGTGCAGAACTCCCTATTGAGGAGGTTCCGCTTTTGCag GAAGAGATAATAAGGATATGCCGTAGCATGGGAAAGGCCGTTATTGTAGCCACAAATATGCTGGAAAGTATGATTGTTCACCCCACGCCAACCAGAGCAGAGGTATCTGATATTGCAATTGCTGTTCGAGAAGGTTCCGATGGAATAATGCTTTCTGGAGAAACTGCACATGGAAA GTTTCCAATTAAAGCTGCGAAAGTAATGCACACCGTAGCATTACGGACAGAAGCCGCTTTACCAAATGGGCAGATGCCACCTAATATTGGCCAAGTATTCAAG AACCACATGAGCGAGATGTTTGCATACCATGCAACCATGATGTCCAATACCCTTGGAACATCAACTGTTGTCTTCACTAGATCGGGTTTCATGGCTATTCTATTGAGCCATTATCGACCTGCAGGCACCATATTTGCTTTTACTGATCA GAAAAGGGTACAACAGAGGTTGGCTTTGTATCAAGGTGTCTGTCCTATTTACATGGAATTCTCTGATGATGCTGAAGAGACATTCACAAAAGCCTTGGATTTGTTGCAG AAGAATGGAATGGttaaagaaggagaagaagtagCCCTTGTACAAAGTGGAAGGCAACCTATATGGAGGTTCCATTCCACTCACAATATTCAGGTCCGAACAGTAGCTGCCACAAATTAA